The Malus sylvestris chromosome 12, drMalSylv7.2, whole genome shotgun sequence genome contains a region encoding:
- the LOC126593472 gene encoding protein DETOXIFICATION 21-like isoform X1 produces the protein MGEEIKRSLLVKETGVGEEEARIIDGDEELSLKRRVWIETKKMWVVAGPAIFTRVASFGTNVISQAFIGHIGSAQLAAFSLVFTVLVRFANGILLGMASALETLCGQSYGAKQYNMLGIHLQRSWIVLFVSTCLLIPLFVFTTPIFEALGQAENISEIAGHISLWVIPVLFAFVVSFTCQMYLQAQSKNMIIAYVSAISIGIHIFLCWLLSVKFKFGVPGVMVSTLIAYWLPNLGQLLFVLCGGCPETWTGFSTLAFTDLWDVLKLSLSSGVMLCLELWYNTILVLLTGNMENAEVSIDALSICLNIVGWEMMISLGFLAAASVRVSNELGRGSSKAAKFSIVVIVSISVGIGLVLFVLFLFLREQLAYIFTDDEAVAKMVAELSPLLAFSILLNSVQPVLSGVALGAGWQKYVAYVNLACYYIVGIPVGVVLGYPLKMQVEGVWIGMLFGTLVQTIVLIILTYKTDWDKQVEIARNRVNRWDRTNNRESITDK, from the exons ATGGGAGAAGAGATTAAAAGGAGTCTCTTGGTAAAAGAGACTGGTGTTGGAGAAGAAGAGGCTAGAATTATTGATGGCGATGAAGAATTGTCACTGAAAAGAAGAGTATGGATTGAAACCAAGAAGATGTGGGTGGTGGCTGGCCCTGCTATATTCACCAGAGTTGCGAGTTTCGGAACAAATGTTATCAGTCAAGCGTTTATCGGTCACATTGGTTCTGCGCAGCTAGCGGCTTTTTCACTCGTGTTCACCGTACTTGTCAGGTTCGCAAATGGCATCTTG CTTGGCATGGCAAGTGCGCTGGAAACTCTCTGTGGTCAATCGTATGGTGCAAAACAGTACAACATGCTTGGGATACATCTTCAGAGGTCATGGATAGTACTGTTTGTAAGCACATGCTTGCTTATTCCTCTTTTCGTCTTTACAACCCCGATTTTTGAGGCTTTAGGCCAAGCAGAAAACATTTCAGAAATTGCAGGACATATTTCTCTATGGGTAATCCCTGTGCTTTTTGCATTTGTGGTATCATTTACTTGCCAAATGTACTTACAAGCGCAAAGCAAAAATATGATCATTGCATATGTGTCAGCGATTTCAATTGGAATCCACATCTTTCTTTGCTGGCTTTTGAGTGTGAAATTTAAGTTTGGGGTTCCCGGTGTAATGGTGTCAACGCTTATAGCATATTGGTTACCCAACCTGGGTCAGCTTTTGTTTGTTCTATGTGGAGGATGCCCCGAAACATGGACAGGCTTCTCTACGTTAGCTTTTACTGATCTCTGGGATGTCCTCAAGCTTTCTCTGTCATCTGGCGTTATGCTTTG TCTCGAGCTTTGGTACAACACAATCTTGGTCCTTTTAACGGGAAACATGGAAAATGCTGAAGTTTCTATCGATGCCCTATCTATTTG CCTTAACATCGTCGGGTGGGAAATGATGATATCTCTCGGTTTCCTCGCTGCAGCAAG TGTACGGGTGTCGAATGAGCTTGGAAGGGGTAGCTCAAAGGCGGCAAAGTTCTCGATTGTAGTTATTGTGTCGATCTCAGTAGGCATTGGATTGGTGCTTTTCGTGCTTTTCTTGTTCTTGAGGGAACAACTTGCATACATTTTCACCGACGATGAGGCTGTAGCTAAAATGGTGGCTGAGTTGTCTCCTTTGTTGGCCTTCTCCATACTGTTGAACAGCGTTCAACCCGTGCTCTCTG GAGTTGCTCTGGGAGCTGGATGGCAGAAATATGTAGCATATGTGAACCTAGCCTGCTATTACATCGTAGGGATTCCTGTTGGAGTTGTGCTTGGTTATCCTCTAAAAATGCAAGTCGAA GGTGTTTGGATTGGAATGTTGTTTGGAACATTGGTCCAAACTATTGTGCTAATCATACTCACCTACAAGACTGATTGGGATAAACAG GTAGAAATAGCTCGCAATCGCGTTAACAGGTGGGATCGAACAAATAACAGAGAATCGATCACCGACAAGTGA
- the LOC126593474 gene encoding uncharacterized protein LOC126593474: protein MTSRTLRKRLRHADVDGKKVEHLETSESDDLNVPLLGNYSDRHAEETTLEEIWDDERRKEHLHWTLLFSQLIAQWARWLASIVLGSGSLIGRLLTFFSSTQNGESAKLFAPPLSPLQEARLRYLRQRLQVPFDGSRMEHQDALLELWRLAYPDKELPPLQSDLWEQMGWQGSDPSTDFRGGGFISLENLIFFARQYPESFQRLLHKQDGTRAEWEYPFAVAGINISFVLAQMLDLQSAKPTTLAGIRFLELLKEDEMAFDNLYCVAFQMMDAQWLIKRASYMDFNDVMKSTTSQLERELALEDVSSVKDLPAYNLLRR, encoded by the exons ATGACATCACGAACTTTGAGGAAAAGGCTTCGTCATGCGGATGTTGATGGGAAAAAGGTAGAACATTTGGAGACTTCGGAGTCAGATGATCTTAATGTGCCTCTATTGGGGAATTATTCAGATAGGCATGCAGAG GAAACGACACTTGAAGAGATCTGGGATGATGAGCGGAGAAAGGAACACCTCCATTGGACCCTTCTGTTTTCTCAGTTGATTGCACAGTGGGCACGGTGGTTAG CAAGTATTGTTCTTGGATCTGGATCGCTTATTGGACGACTTTTGACCTTCTTTTCAAGTACACAAAATGGAGAAAGCGCTAAGTTGTTTGCTCCTCCCCTTAGTCCTTTGCAA GAAGCAAGACTCAGATATCTACGACAAAGGCTTCAAGTACCCTTTGATGGTTCTCGCATGGAGCATCAA GACGCGCTCTTAGAGTTATGGAGGTTGGCTTATCCGGATAAGGAGCTCCCACCTCTTCAATCAGACCTTTGGGAACAGATGGGCTGGCAAGGTTCAGACCCTTCAACAGATTTTAG AGGTGGGGGATTTATATCATTGGAGAATCTTATCTTTTTTGCCCGACAGTATCCG GAATCATTCCAGAGATTGTTGCACAAGCAAGATGGAACTAGAGCTGAGTGGGAATATCCCTTTGCTGTTGCTGGCATCAATATTTCTTTTGTCTTGGCACAAATGTTGGATCTTCAATCAG CAAAGCCAACTACTTTGGCTGGAATCCGTTTTCTGGAACTGCTTAAAGAAGATGAGATGGCATTTGATAACCTTTATTGTGTAGCCTTCCAGATGATGGATGCTCAATGGCTCATAAAGCGTGCTTCTTATATGGACTTCAAT GATGTCATGAAGTCTACGACAAGTCAGTTAGAACGCGAGCTTGCACTCGAAGATGTCTCCAGTGTAAAAGATTTACCAGCATACAATCTGTTGAGAAGATGA
- the LOC126593472 gene encoding protein DETOXIFICATION 21-like isoform X2, which yields MASALETLCGQSYGAKQYNMLGIHLQRSWIVLFVSTCLLIPLFVFTTPIFEALGQAENISEIAGHISLWVIPVLFAFVVSFTCQMYLQAQSKNMIIAYVSAISIGIHIFLCWLLSVKFKFGVPGVMVSTLIAYWLPNLGQLLFVLCGGCPETWTGFSTLAFTDLWDVLKLSLSSGVMLCLELWYNTILVLLTGNMENAEVSIDALSICLNIVGWEMMISLGFLAAASVRVSNELGRGSSKAAKFSIVVIVSISVGIGLVLFVLFLFLREQLAYIFTDDEAVAKMVAELSPLLAFSILLNSVQPVLSGVALGAGWQKYVAYVNLACYYIVGIPVGVVLGYPLKMQVEGVWIGMLFGTLVQTIVLIILTYKTDWDKQVEIARNRVNRWDRTNNRESITDK from the exons ATGGCAAGTGCGCTGGAAACTCTCTGTGGTCAATCGTATGGTGCAAAACAGTACAACATGCTTGGGATACATCTTCAGAGGTCATGGATAGTACTGTTTGTAAGCACATGCTTGCTTATTCCTCTTTTCGTCTTTACAACCCCGATTTTTGAGGCTTTAGGCCAAGCAGAAAACATTTCAGAAATTGCAGGACATATTTCTCTATGGGTAATCCCTGTGCTTTTTGCATTTGTGGTATCATTTACTTGCCAAATGTACTTACAAGCGCAAAGCAAAAATATGATCATTGCATATGTGTCAGCGATTTCAATTGGAATCCACATCTTTCTTTGCTGGCTTTTGAGTGTGAAATTTAAGTTTGGGGTTCCCGGTGTAATGGTGTCAACGCTTATAGCATATTGGTTACCCAACCTGGGTCAGCTTTTGTTTGTTCTATGTGGAGGATGCCCCGAAACATGGACAGGCTTCTCTACGTTAGCTTTTACTGATCTCTGGGATGTCCTCAAGCTTTCTCTGTCATCTGGCGTTATGCTTTG TCTCGAGCTTTGGTACAACACAATCTTGGTCCTTTTAACGGGAAACATGGAAAATGCTGAAGTTTCTATCGATGCCCTATCTATTTG CCTTAACATCGTCGGGTGGGAAATGATGATATCTCTCGGTTTCCTCGCTGCAGCAAG TGTACGGGTGTCGAATGAGCTTGGAAGGGGTAGCTCAAAGGCGGCAAAGTTCTCGATTGTAGTTATTGTGTCGATCTCAGTAGGCATTGGATTGGTGCTTTTCGTGCTTTTCTTGTTCTTGAGGGAACAACTTGCATACATTTTCACCGACGATGAGGCTGTAGCTAAAATGGTGGCTGAGTTGTCTCCTTTGTTGGCCTTCTCCATACTGTTGAACAGCGTTCAACCCGTGCTCTCTG GAGTTGCTCTGGGAGCTGGATGGCAGAAATATGTAGCATATGTGAACCTAGCCTGCTATTACATCGTAGGGATTCCTGTTGGAGTTGTGCTTGGTTATCCTCTAAAAATGCAAGTCGAA GGTGTTTGGATTGGAATGTTGTTTGGAACATTGGTCCAAACTATTGTGCTAATCATACTCACCTACAAGACTGATTGGGATAAACAG GTAGAAATAGCTCGCAATCGCGTTAACAGGTGGGATCGAACAAATAACAGAGAATCGATCACCGACAAGTGA